In Clarias gariepinus isolate MV-2021 ecotype Netherlands chromosome 1, CGAR_prim_01v2, whole genome shotgun sequence, one DNA window encodes the following:
- the sgip1b gene encoding SH3-containing GRB2-like protein 3-interacting protein 1 translates to MMEGLKKRTRKAFGLRRKEKDTDSTGSPEKDKSKKANGAPNGFYGEIDWDRYNSPDVDDEGYSIRPGEQGGTPGKAKTFFSSSESEGEEEPGKKFKIKIKPLAPDNGTMSTVDALKASVGTLAISTSPLVKSPRRSPCPLKRTISSEEIARPRRSTPTPTLTPGPGPDTPNKRLSDNATAFFDSSFETNFEAQNSEVFVAEPELWCRSAPRNFSPLNRRFPTGAPPPLPPKNIPATPPSYRSSSLESSGYYSVVPSVRGEGSSSIFRDVLLSDPTGGPALPDMDSVFTLSETPKSESELLQSNWVNFTDRATSRPPPPNEPAPSPPLSSSSEDTPPTSPPALSPPPPLHPIPPPESPPPPPPDSPSDALSPDNQPLPSRLHLQESCFSMATPSSLPSPGMPPFPAVPPPLGPRDEARRTPDSFGIREEMLLLSTSPKDPGMGGLRGTPPPLPPLTYRSVVVSPGPGSRPSSPARPGTPLSAGSPIPPLPPRPSSRPKLPPGKPNVADLAWTFNAPVHSWSPPPFAPLARAESSSSISSITSLSAASTPTLGREFNLSVSVCSRGPSPLTMGPQDTLPVAAAFTETISAYFKGADPSKCVVKITGEMVLSFPAGITRHFSNQLSPPVLTFTISHYSRLEQVLPNPQLLCCDPMPAVSDCKEFRVNMPNLLAHLKKVADQRPQATYYNVDMLKYQVLARGIQSTPLNLALSWRGDANSTDLRIDYKYNAEAMPNPTPLTNIHFLVPVDGGVAKLQAMLPPATWNPESQKILWKISELSQKSENGGVGALLCRFQLTDGPSKPSQLAVQFTSEGSTLSGCDFQLLGSGYRLSLVKKRFSTGKYLADN, encoded by the exons ATGATGGAAG GACTGAAGAAGCGAACCCGAAAGGCGTTCGGGTTACGCAGGAAAGAGAAGGACACTGACTCCAC GGGTTCAccagagaaagacaaatca AAAAAGGCCAACGGTGCTCCGAACGGGTTCTACGGCGAGATAGACTGGGATCGATAC AATTCCCCCGATGTGGATGATGAAGGCTACAGCATCAGACCTGGAGAGCAAGGAGGAA CCCCAGGCAAAGCCAAAACGTTTTTCTCATCCAGCGAGTCCGAGGGTGAGGAGGAGCCAGGGAAGAAGTTTAAGATCAAGATCAAGCCCCTGGCGCCAGATAACGGCACCATGTCCACAGTGGATGCGCTCAAGGCCTCCGTGGGCACGCTGGCCATCTCCACCTCGCCTTTG GTGAAGAGTCCG AGGCGCAGCCCA tgtCCACTGAAAAGAACTATTTCAA GTGAGGAGATCGCCAGGCCGAGACGTTCCACTCCAACACCCACTCTTACCCCGGGACCGGGTCCTGACACACCAAA TAAAAGGTTATCAGACAACGCTACAGCTTTTTTCGACTCTTCATTTGAAACAAACTTCGAAGCACAGAACTCAGAAG TGTTTGTAGCGGAGCCGGAGCTGTGGTGTCGATCAGCGCCGCGCAACTTCTCCCCGCTAAACAGACGCTTCCCCACAGGAG CTCCACCTCCTCTTCCTCCGAAGAACATTCCTGCCACTCCACCCAGCTACAGATCCAGCTCTCTGGAATCGTCAG GTTACTACAGTGTTGTTCCAAGCGTAAGAGGAGAAGGATCGTCTTCTATCTTTCGGGACGTTCTGCTATCAGACCCAACAGGGGGACCTGCTCTTCCTGACATGGACAGTGTATTTACCCTTTCAGAGACCCCAAAATCCGAATCAGAGCTGTTGCAGTCCAACTGGGTCAATTTCACAGACAGGGCAACCTCCAGGCCTCCACCCCCTAATGAGCCAGCTCCTTCCCCACCTCTCTCATCCTCTTCTGAGGACACACCCCCAACTTCACCTCCTGCTttatctcctcctcctcctctccaccCTATCCCCCCACCTGAATCACCACCTCCCCCACCCCCGGATTCACCCTCAGACGCTCTATCCCCTGATAATCAGCCACTACCTTCCAGACTCCACCTCCAAGAGTCCTGCTTTTCCATGGCCACTCCTTCCAGTCTACCCAGCCCTGGCATGCCCCCTTTCCCCGCTGTCCCCCCTCCTCTGGGACCAAGGGATGAAGCCAGACGAACACCAGACTCTTTTGGAATAAGagaggaaatgcttttactttccaCCTCACCCAAAGACCCTGGGATGGGGGGTTTGCGTGGCACACCACCTCCCCTGCCCCCTCTCACCTACAGGAGTGTGGTTGTCTCCCCAGGACCAGGCAGcc ggCCTTCGTCACCTGCACGTCCTGGCACTCCATTATCAGCAGGTAGCCCAATACCACCTCTTCCACCCCGGCCATCTTCACGGCCCAAACTTCCCCCTGGCAAACCAAACGTGGCAGACTTG GCTTGGACTTTCAACGCTCCTGTCCATTCATGGAGTCCTCCACCCTTTGCTCCCCTGGCCAGAGCAGAAAGCAGCTCCTCAATTTCTTCTATCACTTCCCTTAGTGCTGCCTCCACACCCACACTTGGCAGAGAGTTTAACCTCTCTGTCTCAG TCTGTTCGAGAGGACCGAGTCCCCTCACCATGGGCCCCCAGGACACCCTACCGGTGGCAGCAGCCTTCACAGAGACCATCAGCGCCTACTTCAAAGGAGCCGACCCCAGCAA GTGTGTGGTGAAGATAACTGGCGAGATGGTTTTGTCATTCCCGGCAGGGATCACAAGGCATTTCTCGAATCAGCTGAGTCCTCCGGTGTTGACCTTCACCATCAGTCATTACAGCCGACTGGAGCAGGTCCTCCCCAACCCTCAGCTGCTCTGCTG TGACCCGATGCCTGCCGTCTCTGACTGTAAAGAGTTTCGAGTGAACATGCCCAACCTGTTGGCTCATCTCAAGAAGGTGGCGGACCAGCGGCCCCAGGCTACGTACTATAATGTGGACATGCTGAAGTACCAG GTGTTGGCTCGGGGGATCCAGTCGACTCCGTTGAACCTTGCGCTGAGCTGGCGCGGCGATGCTAACAGCACTGACCTCAGGATAGATTACAAATACAACGCAGAGGCCATGCCCAACCCCACACCCCTTACCAACATCCACTTTCTGGTGCCAGTGGATGGCGGTGTTGCCAAACTGCAGGCCATGCTGCCTCCAGCCACATG GAACCCAGAATCCCAGAAGATCCTATGGAAGATCTCAGAACTCTCGCAGAAATCAGAAAATGGAG GAGTGGGGGCGTTGTTGTGTCGCTTCCAGCTGACTGATGGTCCGAGTAAACCGTCCCAGCTGGCGGTGCAGTTCACTAGTGAGGGCAGCACGCTGTCTGGCTGCGACTTCCAGCTGCTGGGAAGCGGATACAGACTGTCCCTGGTTAAGAAACGCTTCTCGACAG GTAAATATCTGGCAGATAACTGA